The following coding sequences lie in one Fusarium poae strain DAOMC 252244 chromosome 1, whole genome shotgun sequence genomic window:
- a CDS encoding hypothetical protein (BUSCO:28919at5125), protein MAPAQVSPDLPKPSFAKVAASVSKDSASPANRQIATPSEEVSMSSKTPMSTGPVIANGRSSKAPAINTPSLKLGTIASPAEHRSGVDGFAGSLNDLSLREKTPSLVVNGSGPLAPERPAVIVGRDSGSDDSQRADSSSELGTKPPSLDGKSITSGTTFALDEKESLRPDDSASVKAAAEDDDAFSIRGSLVAGSRIGSEVAARARGIPLGDIPERRLPQQVPGVAVQGVLTPQSSSSEQPAGAPLGAAGSSDALGVIYRQAPDEKLLEAMASPKDRLFLLRLEKQVIDFVQDSKEPYMDLPPSNSFCRMLTHKLADYYHMTHSFEPHVGSVRIFRTPFCRVPTSLALINPSPSAPSSSTPPPAVLPKKIMRRGQDSEGGPSASPSKPASENGSDAKDKPAANQKLTREEREELYKLARERIFGSSEENVAEDGDNGISRASSVSAKDKSNAGKRGKPGKQRRDDSDSFDSRHHYTPYWGPQQQTWVPQPQYMPPPNPQYGAQAPPGAAYQGQMGPVYTQQGPGYPAMPGMPGMPPNQPYPQYSVPPLPPQASQQRYPTGGSPMTNYGAPIPPAGPQQSAWQPGFAPPAQLQQRGGTPTGPQGHMGIPYAFGQLPANINPHDPKSQHPIPGSYNRNHAFNPKTQSFVPGSGMAPVPPPQPPFTAPGSHHGSPQVGSPHLAYPGAYQQPIPQPYGGGYGMARQGSSSSMPAYHSPRVAHVAPPVMPQNPQHMVPQAHPHHPSAYNIPNRPNIPQGPSQPYSHLPTYGNPATLPQKPDTGI, encoded by the exons ATGGCTCCTGCTCAGGTGTCTCCTGACCTTCCTAAACCCTCGTTCGCCAAG GTCGCTGCCTCTGTTTCCAAGGATTCTGCATCACCTGCAAATCGACAGATAGCCACTCCGTCTGAAGAAGTATCCATGAGCTCGAAAACACCTATGTCCACGGGCCCTGTGATTGCGAATGGGCGATCTAGCAAAGCACCGGCTATAAACACACCTTCGCTGAAACTTGGAACCATTGCCAGTCCGGCCGAGCACAGAAGCGGTGTAGACGGCTTTGCAGGATCCCTGAACGATTTGAGCCTCCGAGAGAAAACACCTAGTCTCGTCGTCAATGGCAGCGGACCTTTGGCGCCCGAACGACCTGCGGTTATCGTTGGTAGAGATAGCGGGTCTGACGATTCTCAGAGAGCTGATTCAAGCTCCGAACTCGGCACCAAGCCTCCCAGTCTGGATGGAAAGAGCATCACATCAGGCACAACATTCGCGCTTGACGAGAAGGAATCACTGAGACCTGACGATAGTGCGAGTGTCAAAGCCGCTgctgaagacgatgatgctTTCTCTATTCGGGGTTCACTTGTTGCTGGCTCTCGCATCGGGTCTGAGGTAGCTGCTCGCGCCCGCGGCATTCCCCTGGGCGATATTCCAGAGCGCAGGTTACCACAGCAAGTTCCAGGTGTTGCAGTCCAAGGAGTCCTAACTCCGCAAAGTTCTTCGTCCGAACAACCCGCCGGCGCCCCTCTAGGCGCAGCTGGTTCCTCAGATGCGCTCGGTGTCATTTATAGGCAGGCACCAGATGAAAAGCTTCTTGAGGCCATGGCATCGCCCAAAGACaggctttttcttctcagATTGGAGAAACAAGTCATTGATTTTGTTCAGGACTCCAA GGAACCGTATATGGACCTCCCGCCGTCCAACTCATTCTGTAGGATGCTCACACACAAGCTGGCTGATTACTACCACATGACACACTCCTTCGAGCCTCATGTAGGATCTGTACGCATTTTCAGGACACCTTTTTGTCGGGTCCCTACCTCGCTGGCACTCATCAACCCGAGTCCTAGTGCACCGAGCAGCAGCACACCTCCTCCTGCCGTTCTGCCCAAGAAGATCATGCGACGTGGCCAAGATAGTGAGGGCGGCCCAAGCGCAAGTCCCTCTAAACCAGCCTCTGAGAATGGTAGCGATGCCAAGGATAAACCTGCAGCCAACCAGAA GTTGACCAGAGAGGAGCGAGAGGAGCTTTACAAGCTAGCTCGAGAGCGCATTTTCGGTAGCTCAGAGGAGAATGTCGCAG AAGATGGCGATAACGGAATTTCGAGAGCCAGTTCGGTATCAGCGAAGGATAAATCAAATGCTGGAAAGAGAGGCAAACCTGGCAAGCAGCGACGTGATGATTCCGATAGTTTTGATTCGCGACACCATTACACTCCATACTGGGGACCTCAGCAGCAGACTTGGGTGCCTCAACCACAGTATATGCCACCTCCGAACCCTCAATATGGTGCTCAAGCGCCACCAGGCGCAGCATATCAGGGTCAGATGGGCCCAGTCTATACTCAACAAGGCCCTGGCTATCCCGCAATGCCTGGAATGCCTGGAATGCCTCCAAACCAGCCATATCCTCAGTACTCTGTGCCTCCG TTACCCCCTCAAGCCAGCCAGCAACGATACCCAACTGGTGGAAGTCCTATGACAAACTATGGTGCTCCAATACCCCCAGCAGGACCGCAGCAATCGGCATGGCAACCAGGCTTTGCCCCTCCTGCCCAATTACAGCAAAGAGGAGGAACCCCGACTGGCCCTCAAGGGCATATGGGTATTCCTTACGCTTTTGGACAGCTCCCAGCAAACATTAATCCTCATGACCCTAAGAGCCAACACCCAATCCCTGGGAGCTACAACCGCAACCACGCTTTCAACCCCAAGACACAGTCGTTTGTGCCTGGTAGTGGAATGGCTCCCGTCCCGCCGCCCCAGCCACCATTCACCGCCCCTGGATCGCATCACGGTAGCCCTCAGGTTGGATCACCACACCTAGCTTACCCTGGCGCGTACCAACAGCCGATACCTCAGCCTTATGGGGGCGGATACGGTATGGCGAGGCAGGGGTCCAGCAGTTCTATGCCTGCGTATCACTCTCCTCGTGTTGCTCATGTCGCGCCACCTGTGATGCCACAAAATCCCCAACACATGGTTCCTCAAGCTCACCCTCATCACCCCTCAGCATACAATATCCCCAACCGACCTAACATCCCACAAGGGCCTAGCCAACCTTACtcgcatctgccaacatacgGCAACCCGGCAACTTTACCCCAGAAGCCGGATACTGGAATTTAA
- a CDS encoding hypothetical protein (MEROPS:MER0030133~BUSCO:37261at5125): MAAAASESFIHLARPLAPNTVGLQTNLAPLTVNIQPQAVLSILDHAVRRDIRDTQSTRVIGALVGTRSEDGTEVEVRSCFAIPHTEEEDQVEVDVEYQKNMLALTLKANRGESLLGWYTTSHELNSFSALIQNFFGSPDTGTFPHPAIHMTISTEPGEDIQSRCYISAPVAVNAERAADSCLFIQVPHKILYGDADRSALEAIASAKDSESRTAPLVSDIEGLGRSIEQTIGLLDRASEWINGVLDEDEEPNNIVGQYLLNALSLAPKVDPSQIEHDFNNHIQDVLMVSYLANTIRTQIDLSQRLATANLSGGEKEGEGKSEEKGGRQGGKRGGRGGGRGGGQQREPREPREPREPREPTE, translated from the exons ATGGCCGCTGCTGCTTCTGAGAGCTTCATCCACCTGGCGAGGCCTTTGGCGCCCAATACCGTCGGCCTCCAGACTAACCTTGCCCCGCTCACTGTCAACATCCAGCCTCAG GCTGTCCTTTCCATCCTCGACCACGCCGTCCGACGAGACATCCGAGATACCCAGTCCACCCGAGTCATCGGCGCTCTTGTTGGCACCCGATCTGAAGATGGCACCGAAGTCGAGGTTCGCTCATGCTTTGCCATCCCCCAcactgaggaggaggaccagGTCGAGGTCGATGTCGAGTACCAGAAGAACATGCTTGCTTTGACTCTCAAGGCCAACCGCGGCGAGTCCCTCCTCGGATGGTACACCACCTCTCACGAGCTCAACAGCTTCAGCGCCCTCATCCAGAACTTCTTCGGCAGCCCTGACACCGGCACTTTCCCCCACCCCGCCATTCACATGACCATCTCTACCGAGCCTGGCGAGGATATTCAGTCTCGATGCTACATTAGCGCCCCCGTTGCTGTCAACGCCGAGCGTGCTGCCGACAGCTGCCTCTTCATCCAAGTCCCTCACAAGATTCTCTACGGTGATGCCGACCGAAGCGCTCTCGAGGCCATCGCCAGCGCAAAGGATTCCGAGTCCCGAACAGCCCCTCTCGTCTCCGATATCGAGGGCCTGGGACGATCTATCGAGCAGACTATTGGCCTTCTTGACCGAGCAAGCGAGTGGATCAACGGTGTTCttgacgaagatgaggagcCTAACAACATTGTCGGCCAATACCTTCTCAACGCTCTGTCCTTGGCTCCCAAGGTCGACCCCTCACAAATCGAGCACGACTTCAACAACCACATTCAGGACGTCCTCATGGTCAGCTACTTGGCCAACACTATCCGCACCCAGATCGATCTGTCTCAGCGATTGGCAACAGCCAACTTGTCCGGCGGCGAGAAGGAGGGCGAGGGCAAGTCAGAGGAGAAGGGTGGCCGACAGGGAGGCAAGCGTGGTGGACGAGGCGGCGGCCGAGGTGGTGGTCAACAGCGTGAGCCCCGTGAGCCTCGTGAGCCCAGGGAACCTCGCGAGCCCACTGAGTAA
- a CDS encoding hypothetical protein (BUSCO:56119at5125): MSSSHASLSAASDDRKARLAKLKNLKRKQPADEIVAPESERAASPPTEPDVSRLHLSGRNYDPETRGPKLGFEQDPSLNLEAPTLEEQAAEVEAEIKKKAAEEAQDDKGVDLFKLQPKKPNWDLKRELDNKMEVLNVRTDNAIARLVRDRITGAQKAAKKDKEVDDAQGTGEATGMDGVALVEGLRVREKEDEEEERREREEEAALGA; the protein is encoded by the coding sequence ATGTCTTCATCGCACGCTAGCCTCAGCGCTGCTTCAGACGACCGAAAAGCCAGACTCGCAAAGCTCAAGAACCTCAAGCGCAAACAGCCAGCAGATGAAATCGTTGCGCCCGAATCAGAGCGAGCCGCATCCCCTCCCACAGAACCGGATGTATCGCGGTTACATTTGTCTGGCCGTAACTACGATCCCGAGACAAGAGGTCCCAAATTAGGCTTTGAACAAGATCCAAGCCTCAACCTTGAAGCCCCGACCCTTGAAGAGCAAGCTGCCGAAGTCGAAGCCgagataaagaaaaaggcggCAGAGGAAGCTCAGGACGATAAGGGTGTCGATCTATTTAAACTACAACCGAAGAAGCCAAACTGGGATCTGAAGAGGGAATTAGATAACAAGATGGAAGTCCTCAATGTCCGAACAGACAACGCCATCGCGCGTTTGGTTCGCGATCGCATTACTGGTGCGCAAAAAGCGGCCAAAAAGGACAAGGAAGTTGACGACGCCCAAGGCACTGGTGAAGCGACTGGTATGGATGGCGTGGCACTGGTGGAAGGCCTAAGGGTCAGGGAaaaggaggatgaggaagaagagcgtCGCGAAAGGGAGGAGGAAGCTGCACTCGGCGCATAA